The sequence GCAACAGCTGGAACATCAGTGTGCTATCAGCATTATTCTCAACTGAATCCAAATCAGCACTGAACTAGCTACTGGGGAGAAAATGAACTCTATCCCAGATCAAACCACCACTTATTACATACCTTTCACCATGCCAGGTCCCCTGCTTCCCAATGCCCCATTGGCCTTACTGTCTTTTGATATCAGTCTTTTGAACCCTTCCACTGCCTAAAAGAGAGCCTGTAAGAAGGATGGGGAGAGGTTTTTGATGaaagcatgtagtgacaggaccAGGAGTAACGCCTTTAAAGTGAAAGTGGGGGGttttagattggatatcaggaagaaattatttactgtcaGGGTGGGAAGCACTGGCAGAGGTTGCTCAGAAAatctgtggatgccccatcactgaaagtgttccaggccaggtttgacgaggctttgagcaacctggtcaaggggaaggtgtccctgcccatgccatgGGGCAGGAATGaggtgagctttaaggtcccttccagcccaaatcatGCTTTGATTCTGCAATGGCATCATTGCCTCTGTCTATGGACCACCCCTATAAAAGTCCCTTGAAGTTGTTTAGTTCTTGACCTTGGGCTTTATCTGTCCTAAGAGTCTTTCAGGGCAGGAAGGATGGTGTGTGGTGGTGTCACATGTAGAAACCAGCTCTGATTCtgtgcagggcttggctggttTCACCAAAGCTCATCCTTCCTTAACATGGCAATCAAAGGAGAGCTGGGCTCACATCCCCAAATTCAGAGAGGCAAGGTACCCTGTGATGGTGATGGGCATATCAGTGGCCATGGAAACTATATGCAGTACTATGTAGCAATTAACATCACCCAGTTTAATTTATTGGCTGCTCTCACCCAAAATCAAACCCTCTTGAGCCACACACTGGACTTGAGCAACGGGCACAAGGCCCATGGGTTttgctgtcacctcctgtccctgtgcacagctccTGATGGGAGCACTGTGCAAATATTCCCTGGCATCAGCAGGATTTTCCATGGGTGCCAGTAATGCCTCTGGCTCTCACCCTGCCCCTCCAAGGCCCTTCTGAGAAGAGATGGGCACTGCTCTCTCAGCCCTTCACTGACTGTCCCACTGCCCATGTCAGCCACATCCCAGAGGCctgaggggacagagccctcaccagcactgctgccaatCCTTGGCAATGTggtcagcactgctgaggccatgCAGGTGGGAGCAGCCATTCTGTGACCCAAGGAGTCGTGTATTCACTCCCTTCCCCTCCTTATCAGGCCCTGAAGGTCCTGTGCAACAAGTACCAAAACAAAcagatttcttcttcctctccctgccagccccaaggGCACCTGGCCAGGGTGGTGGTGGCAGTGACCCTGGTACACTCTCCCGGCTGtctgctggagcccagcctggcacctcccatcacaacacacactgagaaagtgtatttttcaaaatacttctTTATTTCTCTCAATACTgacattacaaaaaaaaaaaaaaaaaaaaaaaaagaagaaaagaaaaaaaagaaaattacaaaaaaccccactataAAACATTCAGGTCTCGTTGAAACCGAGAAAAACAAATCAGCTTGCATTTGCGTGCTGGCCTGTCTTCTCGCTCACCTTGTCCACCACATTTCTCCACATTGAACTCCACAGGGACCAGTGGAGGGAACCAGTGGTCACCCCTGGCTGGCCAAAGCAGGTGATTGATTCAGCAGTGCCTCACAGGTCTCGCCCCACAGGTAACACTGTACAGCtgcgcccccagccccagggacaccccacacacagcccccCCACCCCAAGGGACCCCCTGCTTCAAGTtagtaaaaattttttttttttttaggaattaaaaaaaaagattcccAGGCAGGGGGAGGGGGATATTTTGGCAGGGGTTTtcttggcagtgctgcagtgaaAGAGGAGCTGTACAAAGCCAGGTCAAATGTGCCTCCAGCTCCACACCAGCcctttcctgggaaaaaaaatggcatgAGGCAGAGTGGGCTGAGAAAGGTaggaaatataaaaattctCCTGATGGAAATccaaaggttttaaaaaaatacagtatttgaAAATGGAGCCACTAAACAGACTGCCTCATGCACCTCCCAGATCCACCCTGATGTCCAGAAACACCTCCTGAATGAATTGTCCCTGtagaaaaatatatacacatGACTCTCTCTTCTTATTAGAATCCCTAATTTGACCTGAAACACTAGTGaaacccacagctctgctcacgCTTGGCTCTGCTTTTGCACCCAGATTAGTGCTACACGCACACACAACCCCACTCTGGGGGTTTGCTGTTCGTGTGGCTGAATCATCCCCCTTTCAAAAAAAGCCTGGGTGCGTCAGGCCAGTATCCCCAATACAGGCAGAGAAAAACCCTTACGAAGTTTATCTAATGAGctctatatatatgtatttaaaaaataaaagcagcaatgcAAACTCAACACATCTGAAAAAAGAAAGCTCCACCCTGggctttcccccctcctcctgctggctgggccctgtgggcagcaggtgcAGGCAAGTGCTGCCCAcgggcactggggacatccccgggcaggggcaggaggctgGATGGGCCATCCCCACGTGCTCCGTTGTTTGGCACGGCCGAGGCTCGGTGTAGGCTTGGCACAGGAGAGCGGACCACGGCTGGATTGGTACCGTGGCCCCAAGGTGAGAGATTGTCCAGCTACTGGGGGGGCCACAGGCAGGAGTGACCGGCACCGCGGTGCAGCCGGGACCCCAAACAGCAGCAAGTATCaaagaggggaagagaaaaaccaGCAGCGGGGATGCCAGATCCTGCGGAGTCCTATTTACACAGCGCCGGACCCCGGCAAGTCCAGCTTCTTGTGGGAAGAGTGGCCTGAAAAGCAGGTGACATAAAAAACCCACGACACGACGCACCTCCCCAGGCAAAGGGCCCACGGCTCTCGCTCTTGCGAGGCAGAAAAAATGGATCTctggggagaaagaaaaggtttgGCAGTTGGGGGAGCTGTGGCAGACAGGAGTCTCCCCGTTGTTGGAGTAAAAAACCGGCCAAGAAGGATGGATAGGGGGTGGGTCGgatgggttttttgggggagaAAAGTAGTGTgaggggttgtttttttctctttttttgcatttaaaagtgctgtgacaccttggctctgtgcaggcCAGGTGCTGTGGCACACGCGTTTGGAGTATTGCTGCTTTAGAGGAGAGTCCCTGGGCTCTAGGAGCATGGGAGGTGCTGCTTGAGGATCTGTCTCGTCTGGGGAGCTATTCTGTCCGGGAAGCGGATTTTGAACTCCACGATCAAGTCTCCTCGCTGGCTGGGGGCCTTGGGGAAGGGCAGCCCCTCCCCACGTAGTCTCTTCACTGTCCCTGGCTTGATGATGTCGTTGCAGGGGAGTGGGATCACCCGTCCATCGATGGTGGGAATGTTCACAGTGCAGCCGCACAAGGCCTGAGAAAGGAAGAGGGAACAGGCCATCAGATGGGGCTGACTCCCCAAAGCATCCTGACAGCCACACCCTGTACCCCACTGGCTGCTCCCCCAGTTGaactgccctgctcctgtgggtGCCGCCCAAGAGCATTGGATGATGCTCACCGGTGCAAGCACAGCTCTCTATTGGCACCAGCCTGGCCCAACCACCATGaactgggctgcaggagccgtGCAGGAGAGGGGTGCCCCAACTCTCATGGGGGGGAAGGACTCCCCTCCCCACCTGCTGGGCTGCCCAGAAGGCACCACCAGCACCCAGCCACCCACAGCAACAACGCAGGCTAAATTTAGCTCCTTTCCAGCCCTGTCGGCCAGCCTCAGGCAGCCGAAAATCCAGCGGAGATCATGGGATGCTGCCACAGCCCATCAGCTGTCACCCTCCGGAGCATGGCAGCTTTGCCCGGTGCTCGGGGTTATCTATAGCACAACAGcccatgtcccctgtcccatccctgtcaccTACAGCCCCCACAGGGCTACGCCAGCATGGCACAATGGcgtggctgtggcactgggcttccctggcagctggggggctggaggggctggtTCCCATCTCCTGTCCCCTCGCACAGCCAGGAGCCAGTGTGGGGGTGCCACCCCTGTGCaccccagcccccagcagcagccgcacACCGGCCTGCATTGGCAAGCCACGTGATGCAGGAATGCAGCAAGAAAATCCTTGTGTCCTTAAATAACTCAGACAGCTCTGTCGTACATGTGGGCAGGATCGTCTCCAGGCTTTCAGCAAGGGCTGAGCGAGAGGACTGCGGAACGATGCTTCTGGAAGGGGGTGGGGGCTGGGGGCTTGCTGAGCTACAGCCTCGAGCTTCCATGTGGGGAACAGCACAGGTCTGTCCCTCTGAACTGGGTCCTGGGAGTCCCAGCCCTCCCAAAACACCCTGCAAGGTGAGTGGAGAAAGATGCAATTGCTGTTTCTGGGGTAGGTGGGGGAATGTTCTGCATTCCCCCCCTCTGCCAGGAAAAGCCtccaaaggcagagcagcaacAGGCACCAGGAGAAACACCTCATGCTGGCCACTGGCTCTGAGATGATGGATGGGGCTTCTGCAGCAGAACCAAGGCTTTGAACCAGAGGGCTTGCACTGGGATCTGTGCCAGAGCTGGTTCAGGGTCTTTGTTGAGTGGAGAACAGGGGAGAAGGTCCTATCTCCTTTGCATGGCTCATCTGCACAGGCCTCCTCCTGGAGAGGGTGTCCTCCAGGGATGAAGTCTTCAGCCTGCAGGAGGATGCCATCACCAGCTCTGTGTGAGCAGTAGGTGCTTGGCTGATCTCCAGCAGGTTGAGGGGAAAACAAAGCACAACCTCCCCACATTAAGGAGTTTGTGCTGTGCATTCAGGCACGGATGCCAAAGCCCTCCTGCTCGCTGGTGCCCAGTGCAGTGTGCCATGGCTGCAAGCACCCATGTGTGCCAAGAAAGGACATCTCCAGCCACAAAACAGAAAGGAGGACAAGAAGTCCCTGTGGGAACACGTGGATGGGgaaagcaggcagagatgtgAGCAGAAGCGGGCGGTAACAGCGAAGGCAGACAGGATCTTAATGTTTCCTTCCCAGAGCCAAGACGCAAGAATCCGAGGCGATCGCTCCTCCGCCGTATGTCCctgtttttcattcttcttgCTCAACTTTGCTGGCATTTGGGAAAACAGTTGCTGAAGTAACACCAGTAACCGCGGGAGCTACCCCGCATCCTAGAAAGAGGCTTGGTTTATCCCTGGGGATGAAATCACCCTGGGTTTGAGCACCGTGCTGTGCGAGCAGAGCTTTATCTAGGTCAACACTGGGTCCTCCTCCGCTCGTGGCGAAGCCGCTGGGGCGGGCGTCGGCACCGGCCGCGTCCCAGTCGGGATGAGCCGGGGCGCGGATGCTTCGAGGAAGGTGACGCCAGGTAAAGGATGGAAAGCGGGAtggtgcccagggcaggcattaggcagcagccaggagggcaggacGCCCTGCCGGCAGCACTGCCTCCAAgacaggcagctgctggtggagcTGTGCATCTCCGCCCTCCCACAGCTCCCCGCTGCAGCACGCGCCTCTGATTTTAGGAAGGAAGACAATGAGTCCCCGGAAAAGCACTCCTAcatctgtgattctgcagcagaCAGGTGGCAAAATGCCTGCACTGCCCCAGCCAAgcacccagcagggccaggactcAAGGGCTGGGAAGGCCCTCCAGTACCCATCACCTGCCAGCTCTCCTGATGGCACTATGTTCTCtcatggcagtggcagagactAAAACTCAGGCTAGAAGAGGCAGCCTTTCAAGGCAGAAGGTGCAAGAAGACACCTAAGGCTACAGCCAGAGGCTGAGGAGATGGAGAAGTTGTGCTCTGTCACATACTGAGGTGGTAGCATACAGAATTGGAGAGCTCCCAGTATGTGCTCGTGCTCCAGAGCACTTAAGGAACTTCTTTTCCTGGAAGACAAACGCAGCAGAGTATCACACTGTCCTGGcaagcagcaggctggggatgaCAGTCAGCCAGACCAGCAGCCCCATGAGGATGGGTTTGTGCTGGGGGAGGTCAGAGACCAGAAATTCCAGCTGAGAGAGATAAGGAATTGCCTGGAccattaattttctgctttgtgtctACATTGTGCAAATCTACTGCCAGCATGCAGGCCTTGCTCATGGAGGTCACAGGTGTCCAACACTTCTGGTGCACTTCTCGAGCACATTTCTCCAGTTACTGCTCAAAAAGTCAACTCCAGGCAGGAGTCCCTCCACCCCGGCCAGTGCACAGACTTGGGCTAACATGGTCTGGGCATCAGCACAGCCAGGTCAGATAAAAGGAATGATCAGAAGGAAATATCTGAGATAAGGCATGCACTGCTCCATAAATAAGGCAGTCTCTCCCGAGTATTTCTGGACTGGAGATCCAGGAGAACCAGCTACTGCAGGAATAAACCTCTGCACTTTGCACTGTGAGGGAAACTCCTGAGTCTGCAGTATCAGTGGAGCTGAGGTTGCCTCAggagtgcccagctctgccttgcccATGTGCTTTTTGCCCCCAGTACACTCAGgtcacagcctgagctgggatgcagagccatcacagagccctcctgACTTCCTGGCACACTTCACAAGATCATGTTTTCCTGCCTCAGGTCTGGCCCATTGAGCTTATTTCTATTCAATGCATTTGAGAACATAAATCTgcctttgggaaggaaaaaaaaaatcagctcatTAAGAAGACAGACAGCGTCTACCGTCTGAAAGGAACAGCAAATGGCAGCTGCCAAAAATGTCAACGTTAaatgcagctgccagctgggatttattaaaaggtaGTTTTACAGCAGCAGTGGCGAACAGCACATCTTGTACTGAGGTAatcttccctttcctctcccaccTTCGTGCAGATTGCTGGATGATCTGTTGCATCCATGTAGCCCTGCCGTGACCTCCAGGACTGGCAGCCTGGAAGTGTTGAGTTTTACTCATTGCCTgggtttttaatttgtttggttGCTCATCTAGGAAAGCCAGAATCAAAGAAAACAGCTAAAGCACTGCTCAGGGAGGGCAAAAGATTACTTTCCTCCATGTCACCCTGCTCTCTGCACATGGGAAGAAGCACCTGGTGCAACCCTAGGCAGTAACTAAGCCACAGCAGGCTCAGctacaggaaaagcaggaatcaCACTGATGCCACCCAACCGGGGTTTTCTCTTACTCCTACAGAGGATGTGCCCTTTGTTCCACATGTGAATATCCTATGCTAAAACAGAAGAACAAGACATATGAAGAAGGGAGGAAATGGATAAAATGAGCCACCTGAATTGGCTCAAGAAGTGAGGTGTATTCCGCAGGGACTGCAGCATCAGCGTCCCACCCCTGGCATGGAAGTCAAACACCTCCAAAGCCAAGACCAAGTTGGCCTCTGCAGCTCTTGTCTTGCGACCTACCTGGTCTTTCCTAtccagagcaggagaaggactGCCTCCCATCTTGGCCCCAAAGGCCATGAACCAGTGCCACCCCACATCCCATGGGATTTACCACCTGTACCCACCTCTTTAAGACTGATGTTTGCCGTGTAGATCACGTTTGTCCCGTCCCTCTTGAAGTGCGAGTGAGGCTTGTCCTTGAGGATGAAGACGATGTCTGCAGGGATGTTGTCTGGAGTGGCATCCCCTTCTTTGGGGAAGGTGATTTTGGTTCCCTCCTTCCAACCTCGTTTGATGACAATGTTTAGGATCTTGTCCTCAGTCCGCATGGTCCGGCCATCAGCGTTGAGCCTTCTGCGAGTGATCTTCATCCTCTTGGTGGATCCGTGGTAGATCTCTTCCAGGGACACCTTGAGTTCGTGGATGACAGGTGGGTCCTGGACCTTCCTCCGCGTGTGCAGGGACTCCTGGTGCCGCCGGTGAACCCCATTAATGCCGTTGAAGCCGAACCGGCCAAAGGCACTGAAAGGGTCATCGTCATCATCCATATCCATGTCTTCCTGGTCAAAGCCATTGAACATCCGGGAGCGGCTGCTGGCGAAGAAGATGTCGAAAGGGTTGGAGCCTCCGAAGAAGGATGCGAAGGTGGCATGGGGGTCTCCATGGAAggtgtagtggaaggtgttcccTGAGCCACCTGAAGAGCCACCTCCAGTTTTGAGACCTGGAAGACAAGGGGGAAGAGGAGACATGAACGCTCCCTGTGGGAAAATGCTCTGCAGGGACTGCACTGCCCAGGTGGGAGAATGGCCTCTGCCACCTCCTTCcaccctctcctgagtgtgcagACCACCTCCAGCCCAACCACTGTGAAGGCACCATCTCACACAGTCTCATTCCTACACTCTACAAACTCACAATCCATTCAGGTTTCATTCCCTCTATCCCTACTGAAGAAACTTCTTTGATTCTCTCCACCTTATTCatctaattttaatttaaaaaatatcctgATCAGTCCATCTCCATTGTTCCCCATGAGCAGGCTCCTTCCTACCTTAATTGTCTTATCTCTgagactggatattaggaaaaattgcTTCACAGAAAAGTTGgtcaggaacaggctgcctaGGGAAGTGATAGAGCCACCAttcttggaagtgttcaaaaggtGTGTGATGTGGCTTAGTGATGAACATGGCACTGCTTCATTAAATGATCTTAGAGATCTTCTCCACGCTCAGTGACTCTACAGGCAGGTGCAGGTGAGCAGACCTCCAGGTGGGCATGCAACTCCCTGCACACTGGCTGTATAAAATGCCAGGTAAGCTCCAGGTTTGAATCATTTAGCAACCTTTCCCATGGGAAACTCCACTGCCAGGTCCCAGGCTGAGCCTGACGTGAGAGCAACTCATCCCAAGTCCCAAAGAGTCAAGGCACATGACAAATGCCCCCCAAAGAGGTCACACATGCTCTGCAAGGCTATTTTTGATCAGCAGGGTTGGGAAGGGTTAAGCCAAGCCTAGCTCAGGGACTATTTTCAGGGCACACCAGTGACAGTGAAGGACTATTTCTGACAGGCAGTCCTTTGTCCCAACCCCCCATGCTCTGTCCACAGCAGGACAAGTTTCGGGGTCTCTTCTGAGTGCTGAAGTATTCTGGCTGGGCTGAAGGGGCTTTCCCACTTCACCTTGCCCACAAAGCATGTATGACCCTGAAGCTCCTCAAAATGCTGACCTTCATTgcccaaaaaaaagggaaacaaaacagGTGGGGAAGGTCATAGAACATGAGAGGTTAAACAAAGATGGGACATGGGGGAACTTGGTCTTTAACTTGATGGGGCAGCAAGGGAGCTCTTACCCTCTTCCTTAATTCACTCTTATTTTAGATGCCTGCAGGCGACAGGGATTTGCCAAATCTCCAGTGAGCCCCACTCCTAATAGACTGTACAGCCAGGAGGTTTCACCTTTAATCCCATGACGCCAGCCTGAGCGGGGTCCGATTTCATTGAGGCCTCCCGGGAAAAGCTGGTTTCCCACTTGAGAGAGTCTCTTCTCATTTTACAGGGCAGCAAATCACTGTGCTCTGTGCATCCATCACAGCCCTGACATAACTAATGGGTCAACAATTAACCCACTGCTGCTTAATCCCGCCGGTGGCTTGTGAGGGGATGCACCTGCCCGAGAGAGGAGCTGCCTCTTCCACccagcagcctgctcctgccagaCCTCCTGCTCTTTTAAGCACCCAGGCCCTGGGCTGATTAATGCAGATGCTATTCGGCACTCTCCTCGAATGGGGCTGCACTCTTCCATCATCGACTAATAAGGCCGCCTGCCTTGGAGcggctctcctcctcctcctcctcctccatgccAACCACCAGACAACAGCAGCCGCTTGGTTTCAAAACAAGGGCCTATTACTTAAATTGGGAAAAGCTTTGAATCCTCTAGGTCAGCCTGTACCAGGGAGGACAGTGGGACCAGTGCCCAAGTGCAGGGGGAGTGTGGGCAGAAGCAGTACGTCTCTGCTGTGTTATTTAGGTCATTTAAAGAGCTGCTAACAAATTACCTTAGGTACAACCCAGGAGGTGAGCTCCTTCAATTTCTCAGCTGGCACCCAACGTTCtggggcagagggcaggaggagcccagcCACCCCAGGAAGCAAGCTGACAAATTGCTGTAAAAGTAGCCTGGGGAAGAGTGGGATGAGAGGTGATTTCTGCCACCTGTGGAGCCTTCACTCTCTCTGATTCTTTGGCAACCAGTCCCATTTTAGGAGCAGGCATGAAATACTGAAACATCTCTCTGTGAAAACCCTCCCTCACCTCTAAAACAGATTTGGACCCCACATCCCTGCCTCCCAGTGGGTAGTGCCTATCCCCTTACCTTCCTCCCCATACTGGTCGTACACAGCTCGTTTCTTGGGGTCACTCAGGACGTCATAAGCCTCCGCAATCTCCTTGAACTTCTCCTCAGCGTTGGGGTCTTTATTCTTATCAGGGTGATATTTGAGGGCCATTTTCCGATAGGCCTTCTTGATTTCATCTTCGTTGGCACCGCTCTGGATGCCCAAAATCTTGTAGTAGTCCTTCCCCATGATGGCAACGCTGCTGGGAGCCGAGTACTTATTCCTGAAAGGAGAAAGACAGCTCTTCGTGAGGTGAAAATCACATAGGGGCAGCTGGGGACGGGACTGGCACACACTTATTGCGGAGACGATGCTCCCTGTGTCCCACGGGCCAGCAGCACCAAAGCCGGATCAAGTCCACGCTTCCCAACAGAGGTCAGAGCCCCGGTGCCAGAATGTATCCCAGCTGTGGTTTTATCCTGCTGAGCCCCTTGGCCGGGACGGGCAGACTCATCTCTGAGGCTGACAGGGAGAGAGAGCTCAAGTCGGGGCACGGTGCTATTATAGGGGCCACGCCACTGCTAACGTCAGGCCAGGACCACGTCCCTGTCCATCCCCCCCGGCTGAGTCAGGAGGGCTGAGCTATGTCCAAATGTAGCTGCCGGCCTGTGTCCACCCCCTTGCCTGGTTCTCTCCCAGCTGGGGACCTGAGACCCAAGTCAGGGTGATGACAGCAGGTTTTGGAGGCTGAAAGCAGTGGCAGGGACCATGTTGTGCCTTCACCTTAGAGGAACTTcaaacattttgttcctgaaagCAATTGGCATTCAGCTGGAGATAAGCGCCTCCAGCTGTCAGAGCCATAATTTGTATTTAGCGGAGAGGGAACGGAGCCGTTAGACAGAAACATCTTGTGATGGTGGgagggcttttttctttttctgttttaaaaaaaaacccaacactttCTAGCCTGACTTGCACTCCCCAGCTGGATCTTGCAGTaaggcaggagctcagggctcacTTGCTGCATCGCGCGggggctgaggctgtgcccatGCCTATACTAAGGCATGGAAAACCCGGTGGCCGTAATTCATCCCCCAGTCACCACTGGAGCCACAGCCacccagggagcagccagggggacggcagggctgctcctccaggcagaAGCTAACAGGTCCCATGCCTCTCCCCAGATGTTTCCCACTGCTCCTCGACTTTTGGTTATCTGACAGCAAACACTTGACACCCCGAACTGCAGGGTCTGGCCTGGCCCCTCTCACACTCAGTGCTGACCCTGCTTCTCCCAGGTGCTGCCCTTGCACTCCCACTGCTCACATCCTGCTCCCTGCTACAGTCCAGTTTCACCCTATACTTGCTCCAAAGACACCTGAGCCACCCCAATCCACTGTGCCCCTCCAGCAGAGGGATTATGGAATGGGGTGTGAGTTTTGgccctttccttcaccatcatACAAGCTACCAGATGTTCTCCCCACCCTTACTCTCTGTCCATGAGGTCCCATTGGAGGTCACAGAGGGATCTTCCAATCACCACAGCTCGATCAAGGGTGGCCATGCTCCCCAAGGATCCATGCTTGGGTGCTGCTCTAAGCATCGGGCAGCCACATCAAGCATCCAACACTTGCCTTGGGCCATGCCCTGGGTAATGACCCCCTACAGGAGCTTGGAAATTGGCCCCACATTTGGCCACCTCCATCCAAACCACCAACTTCTGCTCTTTTTTGCTCCAGCTGTGGAGGAGAAGCTTTGCTGCAGATGGGGAGGGGGGCTAAGGCACCCCTGAAGGACACAGTGAAGGGAGATGGGGGCATCTGCAAACACTGTACAACAGCTCAGGCAGCACAGAAGAGGTGGGAGGAGGTCCCTGGGGGCATAAAGAGCATCTGACAGCGTCTCCTGTGGCAGCTCCCGGATGCCAGCACATTTCTATACCAGCTCCTGCATGCAGAgatgccagcagcacccagcccacACAGGTGCTGGGGGatgctctgcccccagcccacaTCCACCTCCCCATTTACCCTCCCTAAGtgctggggaagctgcaggagaCCTGGTGTGAGCAACCAGCAGGAGAACCAAGAGCTATCCTGTCCATTCTCCACACCAAAGGTCACTCCAATaccccacatccccacagcaACCTCCAGTGGAGGGCACGGGCTCCCTGAGGCTGGTACTGGGATGATGATTTGGCCCTGTCTCGCCCTGTTGCTGACCCTCCCACAGCGAGAGCAAACCAAGCAGCGCTAAAGATAACCCATCACACCCTAGCTCCAGCAACACAGAGCAGACAAACCTTCAGCTCTCACTGCCCAGGGATCTCAGTGTCTGGCTCTGACCCCACAGAGCCCAACCTGACAGCACCACTGGGACACCCTCATCCAGCCAAAACCCCAAAGTGTTTCCCATGAAAAGACAtcccaaaaatgcaaaattctgtCGCTACCCACAAGATCTCTGGTCTTGCCCACCGAGAGGTCTTTGGCCAGGGTGGGGATGCCTGATAGGATCTCTGACCTGACCAAGGACCCCTTCGTCTGGCTGGGCATGGGGAAGGGAATTTCTGTACCGAAATGCATCCCGGTGCCGCGTTTACCGTGCCAGAGAGGACCAGGTGCCGGAGGGTGACCCGGTGGGTTAAGGCACACTCCCGAGGCTCAGCTCACATGCACAATTGTGGTAAAACACGACTCTGTCCCCGCAGagcctccctccttccctcccacctcTCTGGGATCAGCTGCGCCTTGCCACCGATCTTCTCCCCCTTCTGCTCAGTCATCCTCTCCTGACTTCCCATTTAACCCCCTCGGGAGCGGTTGGGGGGGGGTTTCAGGCAGGCAAAGGCATTCCTGTACCACCCTTGCAAATCAGATGTCCCCAGATAATTCACGGCCACCCTGCCTTGGTGAAAACCACAGGCATTCCCCTGCCCTGCCGAGCCAGCCTAACCTCCATCCTCCTCTTGCAACcacaccaaaagaaaaaaaaaaaaattaaataaag is a genomic window of Ammospiza nelsoni isolate bAmmNel1 chromosome Z, bAmmNel1.pri, whole genome shotgun sequence containing:
- the DNAJB5 gene encoding dnaJ homolog subfamily B member 5 isoform X1, whose translation is MFKIKLEPLKMTAWTMNVFVKFRNKYSAPSSVAIMGKDYYKILGIQSGANEDEIKKAYRKMALKYHPDKNKDPNAEEKFKEIAEAYDVLSDPKKRAVYDQYGEEGLKTGGGSSGGSGNTFHYTFHGDPHATFASFFGGSNPFDIFFASSRSRMFNGFDQEDMDMDDDDDPFSAFGRFGFNGINGVHRRHQESLHTRRKVQDPPVIHELKVSLEEIYHGSTKRMKITRRRLNADGRTMRTEDKILNIVIKRGWKEGTKITFPKEGDATPDNIPADIVFILKDKPHSHFKRDGTNVIYTANISLKEALCGCTVNIPTIDGRVIPLPCNDIIKPGTVKRLRGEGLPFPKAPSQRGDLIVEFKIRFPDRIAPQTRQILKQHLPCS
- the DNAJB5 gene encoding dnaJ homolog subfamily B member 5 isoform X3 encodes the protein MGKDYYKILGIQSGANEDEIKKAYRKMALKYHPDKNKDPNAEEKFKEIAEAYDVLSDPKKRAVYDQYGEEGLKTGGGSSGGSGNTFHYTFHGDPHATFASFFGGSNPFDIFFASSRSRMFNGFDQEDMDMDDDDDPFSAFGRFGFNGINGVHRRHQESLHTRRKVQDPPVIHELKVSLEEIYHGSTKRMKITRRRLNADGRTMRTEDKILNIVIKRGWKEGTKITFPKEGDATPDNIPADIVFILKDKPHSHFKRDGTNVIYTANISLKEALCGCTVNIPTIDGRVIPLPCNDIIKPGTVKRLRGEGLPFPKAPSQRGDLIVEFKIRFPDRIAPQTRQILKQHLPCS
- the DNAJB5 gene encoding dnaJ homolog subfamily B member 5 isoform X2, which encodes MPAILLFWSRAERNKYSAPSSVAIMGKDYYKILGIQSGANEDEIKKAYRKMALKYHPDKNKDPNAEEKFKEIAEAYDVLSDPKKRAVYDQYGEEGLKTGGGSSGGSGNTFHYTFHGDPHATFASFFGGSNPFDIFFASSRSRMFNGFDQEDMDMDDDDDPFSAFGRFGFNGINGVHRRHQESLHTRRKVQDPPVIHELKVSLEEIYHGSTKRMKITRRRLNADGRTMRTEDKILNIVIKRGWKEGTKITFPKEGDATPDNIPADIVFILKDKPHSHFKRDGTNVIYTANISLKEALCGCTVNIPTIDGRVIPLPCNDIIKPGTVKRLRGEGLPFPKAPSQRGDLIVEFKIRFPDRIAPQTRQILKQHLPCS